Sequence from the Thermoproteales archaeon genome:
CTGCCACGCTGTGTATTGTTTCTCTAGGAAAATACTTGTACGCAAAGTTGAGAATACACGAGGCTACTTTTGTATTAAATTTTGGAATGCTATGCGTGATGTCTACTACAAACGCTTCGGGACATATGCTGTATATAATTCCCTTCAAAACGGCTATATAATGATCTTCACAGCCGAAATCGGTTAATAAAGTTATAAACTTTTTTGACATTATTAACAATTTTATAATTGTTACTCCTCGTATAAATACTAAATGGTCTCCTTATAGTATGACAAAGTCTAAATAGCTATACGTCAAAGAATAAATGGGGATAGCGTGGAGAAAAACTACGTAGAAATAATGAAAAAAATTAAGCCCGAATTGGAAATTTACCTTAAAATTGACGGAAAAAGGATAGTTGACTCTAGGCTCGCCGAAATTCTAGAAATAATAGATAAGAAAGGTTCTCTGCTTGCAGCGTGCCGTGAAACCGGCTTCCCCTACTCGCGTGCATGGGAGTGGATAATGAAGCTAGAGAAAGTTCTAGGTTTAAAGATAGTCGAAGCCAAAAGGGGAGGAGCTAGAAGAGGAGGTATGAAGCTTACAGAAGCTGGGAAAACCCTGCTCAGAAAATACATGGAAGCTGCCGTCAAGTATAAACGTATTGAAGCTAAAGCTATAGGAACGATAAAAGCTAAGCTTCCCGAGCTAGCGTTCATGGGCAGCCATGACCCCCTGGTAGAGATTATTATAGAAAAACTGGAGAAAGCCGGCTTGAAAGACGTTGAAATTTCTTGGATAGGCTCCGCTGGAGGTTTAGCATCTTTAATGATAGGAGATGCTGACGTAGCAGGAGTACATTTGCTCGATCCAGAGACGGGAAATTACAACGTGACGTACCTGCCAAAATATTGGCTCGAAAATAAGGTAGTAGTTTATAGGGGATACATGAGGGAGCTAGGGTTTGTATATAGGAAAGGATTTAAAATAAAAAGTTTTCAGGACGTGATAGAGAAAGATTTAAGGTTTATAAACCGTAACACGGGAAGCGGTACTAGAATATTAATAGATTATCTCATTGAAAAGCTTGCTGCTAAAAAGGAGAGAAAAAGAGCTTACGTTACAGTCTTAATAAAGGGATATGATAACGAAGTTAAAACCCATACGGAAGTATGCCGTAGGATAGCCGAAGGAAAAGCTGATGTCGGAGTAGCTCTCAGGTATGTAGCAGAGTTATACGGACTGAGCTTTACGAGTATCACGTGGGAATGGTATGATTTTGTAGTTTCTAAAGGCAGCTTGAATAGGGAGGCTGTCAAAACCTTTATCAATGTGATTGAAGAGCAATTGGATGAGCTCATCCAGGGCATGGTTGGTTATAAAACAACTAAAGAAAGCGGAGAGATTCTCGTTAGTTAAGGTGCTGGCTATGATTCTACTGGAAAACGCGGAAAAATTGCTTTCAATAATTCTAAAGGCAATTGAAAAAAGTCGGGTAGATCCTTTAAACGAAGATTCTCTGATTGTTCTGGGCTCTATCTTCAATTTATTCAATAGAAGGCTTGTTAAGATAAGAAATTTTAAAAAGCTGGTTTTTGTGGGAGATCTTCACGGTGATTTCGAATCTTTAGAGAGCGTGTATCGCAGATATTCTAGCATTGAACAAGTAAACGTTGTTTTCCTAGGGGATTACGTCGATAGAGGCCCTAGACAATTGGAAACTCTTCTGGGAGTTCTTTACTGGAAAATGCAGCAACCTGAAAAAGTTGTAATGTTGAGGGGAAACCACGAA
This genomic interval carries:
- a CDS encoding LysR family transcriptional regulator, producing MEKNYVEIMKKIKPELEIYLKIDGKRIVDSRLAEILEIIDKKGSLLAACRETGFPYSRAWEWIMKLEKVLGLKIVEAKRGGARRGGMKLTEAGKTLLRKYMEAAVKYKRIEAKAIGTIKAKLPELAFMGSHDPLVEIIIEKLEKAGLKDVEISWIGSAGGLASLMIGDADVAGVHLLDPETGNYNVTYLPKYWLENKVVVYRGYMRELGFVYRKGFKIKSFQDVIEKDLRFINRNTGSGTRILIDYLIEKLAAKKERKRAYVTVLIKGYDNEVKTHTEVCRRIAEGKADVGVALRYVAELYGLSFTSITWEWYDFVVSKGSLNREAVKTFINVIEEQLDELIQGMVGYKTTKESGEILVS